A region of Drosophila suzukii chromosome 2L, CBGP_Dsuzu_IsoJpt1.0, whole genome shotgun sequence DNA encodes the following proteins:
- the LOC108016994 gene encoding uncharacterized protein: MDRDNQPVDQEDGDGPGPMRSLHPRPGEFFPMDMFLGEGPICNVELRIPGDRKKMVIDAMKGNPLLPYLHRSDASWLELFSRLGRASSDYWWRWLIRWRSAARGKLRSGQPMTSLDKKLLQYWEGTECTEKSV; this comes from the exons ATGGACCGAGATAACCAACCTGTCGACCAGGAGGACGGTGATGGCCCCGGTCCAATGCGCTCTTTACACCCCCGCCCAGGCGAGTTCTTTCCTATGGACATGTTCTTGGGCGAAGGACCCATTTGCAATGTAG AACTACGTATACCAGGAGACCGAAAGAAGATGGTGATAGACGCCATGAAGGGCAACCCGCTGTTGCCCTATCTACACCGGTCCGATGCTAGTTGGTTAGAGCTGTTTTCCCGCCTTGGCCGAGCCAGCTCGGATTACTGGTGGAGGTGGCTCATTCGCTGGAGATCCGCTGCCCGGGGAAAGCTGAGGAGCGGTCAGCCGATGACCAGCTTGGACAAAAAGCTGCTTCAGTATTGGGAGGGCACCGAATGCACCGAAAAATCAGTCTAG
- the Acbp1 gene encoding acyl-CoA-binding protein isoform X1 has product MVIVRRCFCNYFPKEFNQAAEDVKNLNTTPSDNDLLELYSLYKQATVGDCNTDKPGFLDFKGKAKWEAWNNRKGMSNADAQGAYITKAKALIASVGLKS; this is encoded by the exons ATGGTCATTGTCCGTCGCTGTTTTTGCAATTATTTTCCAAAG GAATTCAACCAGGCGGCCGAGGATGTGAAGAATCTGAACACAACGCCGTCGGACAACGACCTCTTGGAGCTCTACAGCTTGTACAAACAGGCCACAGTGGGCGATTGCAATACAG ATAAACCGGGCTTCCTCGACTTCAAGGGCAAGGCCAAGTGGGAGGCTTGGAACAACCGCAAGGGAATGAGCAATGCCGACGCCCAGGGTGCCTACATCACCAAGGCCAAGGCCCTGATCGCCTCTGTTGGCCTCAAGTCCTAG
- the Acbp1 gene encoding acyl-CoA-binding protein isoform X2, producing the protein MSELQEFNQAAEDVKNLNTTPSDNDLLELYSLYKQATVGDCNTDKPGFLDFKGKAKWEAWNNRKGMSNADAQGAYITKAKALIASVGLKS; encoded by the exons ATGTCCGAATTACAA GAATTCAACCAGGCGGCCGAGGATGTGAAGAATCTGAACACAACGCCGTCGGACAACGACCTCTTGGAGCTCTACAGCTTGTACAAACAGGCCACAGTGGGCGATTGCAATACAG ATAAACCGGGCTTCCTCGACTTCAAGGGCAAGGCCAAGTGGGAGGCTTGGAACAACCGCAAGGGAATGAGCAATGCCGACGCCCAGGGTGCCTACATCACCAAGGCCAAGGCCCTGATCGCCTCTGTTGGCCTCAAGTCCTAG
- the Rbsn-5 gene encoding rabenosyn-5 — protein MSGNPFDSDEDQSSASGEILEGFLCPICRADLKSIDVLTDHFARQHAEEEAALKSFKDIFTKAKKKILNPFEDEKAAAVASPGGSSSAAAGKNPNGNGDRNGPSNARSRLNVFNHMGRQQAGAECSHFEYFQSIRNPRLERYASETNKLIIRLHRLLKDLPADSVQRRQHEQQTVAWLDGSSVKLCPSCAKSFHFARRQHHCRLCGGIMCNDCSKFLPLEDAMQLASLSTTRSEPLQQLHQQENAIRLCEHCLWLLDTRRDMHESRTCRPLLMQVYEQIRQLQKEVTPDLDMYLKIINSLNEGDTIFTLADAGALRGKIGQVAEAMDTRSKRILAIFCEPGSREEALKKAIRLGCIQAIKERMLSLPPLPEEAHIRQMQERRRMETQQRILTEQRMAMEAYERNNQAANQSGVVVPGPESGSFAQGSDLQSLTNWSAPQAASKSTLDDPLIEQINIIKGYIKQARQDMNFEVVETLELNLRELQREVYERQRQSQGSTAASPTEA, from the exons ATGTCTGGGAATCCTTTCGACAGCGATGAGGACCAAAGTTCGGCCAGCGGGGAGATCCTAGAGGGTTTTCTATGTCCCATTTGCCGTGCGGACCTTAAGTCCATCGACGTTCTCACAGATCATTTTGCCCGCCAGCATGCCGAGGAGGAGGCGGCCTTGAAATCCTTCAAAGACATCTTTACCAAGGCGAAGAAGAAGATCCTGAACCCATTCGAGGATGAGAAGGCAGCAGCCGTAGCCTCGCCCGGAGGTTCCTCCTCCGCAGCGGCTGGCAAAAATCCCAATGGCAACGGAGATCGCAATGGACCCAGTAATGCCCGCTCCCGACTCAACGTTTTCAACCACATGGGCAGGCAGCAGGCAGGTGCCGAGTGCTCCCACTTTGAGTACTTCCAGTCCATCAGGAATCCCCGGCTGGAGCGGTATGCTAGCGAAACAAACAAGTTGATAATTCGCCTGCATCGTCTGCTGAAGGATCTGCCTGCGGATTCAGTGCAGAGACGACAGCACGAACAGCAGACTGTTGCCTGGCTAGATGGCAGTTCCGTCAAGTTGTGTCCCAGCTGCGCCAAGAGCTTTCACTTTGCCCGAAGACAACACCACTGCCGCTTGTGTGGAGGCATTATGTGCAACGATTGCTCCAAGTTCCTGCCCCTGGAAGATGCCA TGCAACTGGCCAGTCTCTCCACCACAAGAAGTGAACCCCTACAGCAGCTACACCAACAGGAGAACGCCATCCGTCTGTGCGAACACTGCCTCTGGCTGCTGGACACGCGACGGGACATGCACGAGAGTCGCACTTGTCGCCCACTCCTCATGCAGGTCTACGAACAGATTCGCCAGCTGCAGAAGGAGGTAACCCCGGATCTGGACATGTATCTGAAGATCATCAATAGCCTAAACGAAGGGGACACTATCTTTACGCTGGCCGATGCTGGTGCACTGCGCGGCAAGATCGGGCAAGTTGCCGAAGCTATGGACACGAGGAGCAAGCGCATTCTAGCCATATTCTGTGAGCCAGGCAGTCGTGAGGAGGCCTTGAAGAAGGCCATTAGGTTGGGGTGCATCCAAGCCATTAAGGAGCGCATGCTTTCGCTGCCACCACTGCCAGAGGAGGCGCACATCCGACAGATGCAGGAACGCCGACGCATGGAAACGCAACAACGTATCCTTACTGAGCAGCGCATGGCCATGGAAGCCTACGAGCGAAATAACCAGGCCGCCAACCAATCGGGAGTGGTTGTTCCGGGTCCTGAAAGTGGTTCCTTCGCCCAGGGG TCGGATCTCCAATCCCTGACCAACTGGTCGGCCCCGCAGGCGGCCAGCAAATCCACCCTGGATGATCCGCTGATCGAGCAGATCAACATCATTAAGGGATACATTAAACAGGCGCGTCAGGACATGAACTTCGAAGTGGTGGAGACACTGGAACTGAATCTTCGCGAGCTACAGCGCGAGGTGTACGAGCGACAGCGCCAGTCCCAGGGCAGCACCGCCGCCTCACCCACAGAGGCCTAA